The following proteins are co-located in the Pseudomonas sp. DY-1 genome:
- a CDS encoding polyamine ABC transporter substrate-binding protein, whose translation MITAAATLTLVSQVQADQTVHIYNWSDYIGETTLADFQKETGIKPVYDVFDSNETLEGKLLAGRTGYDVVVPSNHFLGKQIKAGAFQKLDRSQLPNWQNLDPNLLKQLERNDAGNLYAVPYLWGTNGIGYNVEKVKAALGVDHIDSWAAIFEPENIKKLSQCGVAFLDSADEMIPAVLNYMGLDPNSTNPDDYKKAEEKLMAVRPYVTYFHSSKYIGDLANGDICVAAGFSGDIFQAASRAEEAGKGIQIAYAIPKEGGNLWFDMLAIPVDAANAKDAHAFINYLLKPEVIAKVSDYVGYANPNLKSGEFMDQEVRTDESVYPPQAVLDKLYVSAELPPKVQRLMTRSWTKVKSGK comes from the coding sequence ATGATCACTGCCGCCGCCACCCTGACCCTGGTTTCCCAGGTCCAGGCGGATCAGACGGTGCATATCTACAACTGGTCGGACTACATCGGCGAGACCACCCTGGCGGATTTCCAGAAGGAAACCGGCATCAAGCCGGTGTATGACGTCTTCGACTCCAACGAGACCCTGGAAGGCAAGTTGCTGGCGGGCCGCACCGGTTATGACGTGGTTGTGCCGTCGAACCACTTCCTCGGCAAACAGATCAAGGCGGGTGCGTTCCAGAAACTCGACCGCAGCCAGCTGCCCAACTGGCAGAACCTGGACCCCAACCTGCTCAAGCAACTCGAGCGCAATGACGCGGGCAACCTGTACGCCGTTCCCTACCTGTGGGGCACCAATGGCATCGGTTACAACGTCGAGAAGGTCAAGGCCGCGCTTGGTGTCGACCACATCGATTCGTGGGCGGCCATCTTCGAACCCGAGAACATCAAGAAGCTCAGCCAGTGTGGCGTGGCCTTCCTCGACTCGGCGGATGAGATGATCCCCGCCGTGCTGAACTACATGGGCCTGGACCCGAACAGCACCAACCCGGACGACTACAAGAAGGCCGAGGAGAAGCTGATGGCGGTACGTCCCTACGTGACCTACTTCCACTCGTCCAAGTACATCGGCGATCTGGCCAATGGTGACATCTGCGTCGCCGCCGGCTTCTCCGGTGACATCTTCCAGGCCGCCTCGCGCGCCGAGGAAGCAGGCAAGGGCATCCAGATCGCCTACGCGATCCCGAAAGAAGGCGGCAACCTCTGGTTCGACATGCTGGCCATTCCGGTCGATGCAGCGAACGCCAAGGACGCCCACGCTTTCATCAACTATCTGCTCAAGCCCGAGGTGATCGCGAAAGTCAGCGATTACGTCGGGTATGCAAACCCCAACCTCAAGTCTGGGGAGTTCATGGATCAGGAAGTACGCACCGATGAGTCCGTCTACCCGCCACAAGCGGTGCTGGACAAGCTCTATGTTTCGGCGGAGCTGCCGCCGAAGGTCCAGCGGCTGATGACCCGCAGCTGGACCAAGGTCAAGTCGGGCAAGTGA
- a CDS encoding polyamine ABC transporter substrate-binding protein — protein sequence MIKTFGKTLLAITLAGAVAGMAQADDKVLHVYNWSDYIAADTVEKFTKETGIKVVYDVFDSNETLEAKLLAGKSGYDIVVPSNNFLAKQIKAKVYQPLDKSKLPNWKNLDPNLLKTVEVSDPGNQYAFPYMWGSIGIGYNPEKVKAVLGDSAPVDSWDLLFKPENIEKLKSCGVSFLDSPTEILPIALKYLGHDPLSQDPKQLKEAEALFLKIRPYVTYFHSSKYISDLANGNLCVAVGYSGDVYQAKSRAEEAKGGVTVAYNIPKEGAGTFFDMVAIPADAANPDAAYAFMNFLMKPEIMAEITNEVQFPNGNAAATALVDEAIRKDPGIYPTQETMAKLYAFPDLPAKVQRAMTRTWTTIKSGK from the coding sequence CGGACTACATTGCAGCCGATACCGTCGAGAAGTTCACCAAGGAAACCGGCATCAAGGTCGTCTACGACGTCTTCGACTCCAACGAGACCCTTGAAGCCAAGCTGCTGGCTGGCAAGTCGGGTTACGACATCGTGGTGCCGTCCAACAACTTCCTGGCCAAGCAGATCAAGGCCAAGGTTTACCAGCCGCTGGACAAGTCCAAGCTGCCGAACTGGAAGAACCTGGACCCGAATCTGCTGAAAACCGTCGAAGTTTCCGACCCGGGTAACCAGTACGCCTTCCCCTACATGTGGGGCTCCATCGGCATCGGCTACAACCCGGAAAAGGTCAAGGCTGTACTGGGCGACAGCGCTCCGGTCGATTCCTGGGACTTGCTGTTCAAGCCGGAGAATATCGAGAAGCTGAAGTCCTGCGGCGTCTCCTTCCTCGACTCGCCGACCGAGATCCTGCCTATTGCGCTGAAGTACCTGGGTCACGATCCATTGAGCCAGGACCCGAAGCAGCTGAAGGAAGCCGAGGCGCTGTTCCTCAAGATCCGTCCGTACGTCACCTATTTCCACTCCTCCAAGTACATCTCCGACCTGGCCAACGGCAACCTCTGCGTGGCAGTGGGCTACTCGGGTGACGTGTACCAGGCCAAGTCCCGCGCCGAGGAGGCCAAGGGTGGTGTGACGGTCGCCTATAACATTCCGAAAGAAGGCGCAGGCACCTTCTTCGACATGGTCGCCATCCCGGCCGATGCCGCCAACCCGGATGCCGCCTATGCCTTCATGAACTTCCTGATGAAGCCGGAAATCATGGCCGAGATCACCAACGAGGTGCAGTTCCCCAACGGCAACGCCGCTGCCACTGCGCTGGTCGATGAGGCTATCCGCAAGGACCCGGGTATCTACCCGACCCAGGAGACCATGGCCAAGCTCTATGCTTTCCCTGATCTGCCGGCCAAGGTGCAACGCGCCATGACCCGTACCTGGACCACCATCAAGTCGGGCAAGTAA